From Neobacillus sp. PS2-9, the proteins below share one genomic window:
- a CDS encoding PQQ-dependent dehydrogenase, methanol/ethanol family codes for MNNYKNTYIYREKAGARLVTRKNGLIIAGFTGMFVIVVLFYFFLTSVGEKEQVDGKHADSEKPPAAKVEVKDPAPPAFTSKQLTSLPKNNWITNGGSTSNQRYSTLDKINTSNIKKLKGKWVTHLGSGKEFKYSGEASPVVYNGVMYIITGADQVSAIDVKKGETLWTFKPNISELTTVCCGWTSRGVAIGDGLVYVGLLDARLVALDQKTGKEVWSTTVDDWKKGYTITSAPLYYNGKIYTGISGGEYGIRGRVTAFNAKNGKELWRFYTIPGPGESGHETWPSDNDSWKRGGAPVWQTPAVDPELGLLYFSTGNAAPDLDGSVRKGNNLFSSSIVAIDAETGKYKWHFQEVHHDIWDLDAPNPVVLFDVKKDGKKRKALAQAGKTGWLYILDRTNGKPLVGIEEQPVPQENRQKASPTQPIPKGDAFVPQVVTKEDFKKDVKGYKGHIGKIFDPYWEEPMLVKPSTFGGANWPPSAYNPDTEYFYVLGTDQYSTFTRSEEEYKEGSIYLGSIIQPVQDAPVRGTITAIDVKTNKIAWQQKWDASAYSGVLTTKGGLVFVGHNDGRLIAFDAKTGDQVWEFKTDAGVNAAPIAYEVDGKEYISVLAAGNALAGSKHGDSLWTFSLDGTIESGTAPESTNKPEDRENGDTTANVNDGQKVFEGNCLACHGREGTGGHNGPDLQLSQVAKDPEKVMGRVKKGGNTMPAFGELLTEKQIRDVTKYITEIVAKKQE; via the coding sequence TTGAATAATTATAAAAACACTTATATCTATAGAGAGAAAGCAGGTGCACGGTTGGTAACTAGAAAAAATGGGTTAATTATTGCTGGGTTTACAGGAATGTTTGTCATTGTCGTCCTCTTTTACTTTTTTCTAACCTCTGTTGGGGAAAAGGAGCAGGTTGATGGAAAGCATGCAGATAGCGAAAAGCCACCTGCAGCAAAAGTGGAAGTAAAGGACCCTGCTCCTCCAGCGTTTACAAGCAAGCAACTGACATCGTTGCCAAAGAACAACTGGATTACTAATGGAGGGAGTACATCTAATCAACGTTACTCTACCCTGGATAAAATTAATACATCCAATATTAAAAAATTAAAAGGGAAATGGGTTACGCATCTGGGGTCAGGAAAAGAGTTTAAATATTCTGGCGAGGCGTCACCCGTCGTTTATAACGGTGTAATGTATATCATTACCGGTGCAGACCAAGTATCTGCTATTGATGTGAAAAAAGGTGAGACTTTATGGACTTTTAAACCGAACATAAGCGAATTAACAACCGTTTGTTGCGGTTGGACAAGTCGTGGTGTCGCAATTGGTGATGGACTAGTATATGTTGGTCTGCTAGATGCCAGATTAGTTGCTCTCGACCAAAAAACGGGTAAAGAGGTATGGTCCACAACGGTCGATGATTGGAAAAAGGGCTATACGATTACAAGCGCACCGCTTTACTATAACGGAAAAATTTATACAGGTATTTCTGGTGGTGAATATGGAATTCGAGGCAGGGTTACAGCCTTTAATGCAAAAAATGGGAAGGAGCTTTGGCGCTTCTACACCATTCCAGGCCCTGGAGAAAGTGGTCACGAAACCTGGCCAAGTGACAATGATTCATGGAAACGAGGCGGTGCACCGGTTTGGCAAACACCTGCTGTTGATCCTGAATTAGGGTTACTCTATTTTTCAACCGGTAATGCAGCTCCGGATTTAGACGGAAGTGTAAGAAAAGGGAATAACTTATTTTCTTCTTCCATAGTAGCAATTGATGCTGAAACAGGAAAATATAAGTGGCACTTTCAAGAAGTTCATCACGATATTTGGGATTTAGACGCACCGAATCCAGTTGTACTATTTGATGTTAAAAAGGATGGAAAAAAGCGAAAAGCACTAGCCCAAGCTGGTAAAACAGGATGGCTTTATATCCTAGACCGAACGAACGGGAAGCCGTTGGTAGGTATTGAAGAGCAGCCAGTGCCGCAGGAGAATCGTCAAAAAGCATCGCCTACCCAGCCGATTCCAAAGGGGGATGCTTTTGTTCCACAGGTTGTCACTAAAGAGGATTTCAAGAAAGATGTGAAAGGGTATAAAGGACATATAGGTAAGATTTTCGATCCATACTGGGAAGAACCAATGCTTGTGAAACCATCGACGTTCGGAGGAGCTAACTGGCCACCTTCAGCATATAACCCGGACACAGAATATTTTTATGTATTAGGAACGGATCAGTATTCTACTTTTACAAGAAGTGAAGAAGAGTATAAGGAAGGTAGTATCTATTTAGGTAGTATTATCCAACCCGTACAGGATGCACCTGTAAGAGGAACCATCACGGCTATTGATGTAAAAACAAATAAAATAGCCTGGCAGCAAAAGTGGGATGCCAGTGCGTATAGCGGTGTATTAACCACAAAAGGCGGCCTCGTCTTTGTAGGACATAATGATGGAAGGCTGATTGCTTTTGATGCTAAAACTGGTGATCAGGTATGGGAATTTAAGACAGATGCAGGTGTTAATGCGGCGCCTATTGCCTATGAAGTGGATGGAAAGGAATATATTTCTGTTTTAGCAGCAGGTAACGCATTAGCTGGTTCGAAGCACGGCGACTCTTTATGGACCTTCTCCTTAGATGGGACCATTGAATCAGGTACCGCTCCTGAAAGCACTAATAAACCCGAAGACAGGGAGAATGGAGATACTACGGCAAATGTGAACGATGGTCAAAAGGTTTTTGAAGGAAATTGCTTGGCTTGCCATGGAAGAGAAGGAACAGGCGGACATAATGGACCAGACCTGCAACTTAGTCAGGTAGCGAAAGACCCGGAAAAAGTAATGGGAAGGGTCAAAAAAGGCGGGAATACCATGCCAGCCTTTGGTGAACTTTTAACTGAAAAGCAAATTAGAGATGTAACAAAATATATTACTGAGATTGTGGCCAAAAAACAAGAATAA